The following proteins are co-located in the Flammeovirga kamogawensis genome:
- a CDS encoding ATP-binding protein, translated as MLSQNSKNDVLQDMILLYELALQTGKTIDFKQNIENFLKLLISRKSLSSANIWLKGLTIKEASISLLPSYIEADDWVRTIQFPIKDINKRQTEFVEHFINRAQGEEIKSFSVKKEYLINNTHNVKEGTYLLYQLDNFGCMMLYSCIIDDNRIGDKATKKLRVVFDRFKVSVIASLNQLKLENEVNKTKAMSDEIMMLSKFPLQSPYPVLRFTDNVELLFLNSPAEKIADHFKELQWVYSKMFSESLSTNSIKVYEQVIDGRYYTLTVKPIPEYGYVNIYGMDITIRKSIETKLKEEKEKAEKLAQVKMEFLSTMSHEIRTPMNSIIGSINLLIDTALDTYQSKKLEMMRFAADNLLRLINEILDFNKLEAHKVSLEKIRFSLPETLEHIFSMHSDNAEQKNIDFNLKLNKTPIEFIIGDPTRLSQILLNLLSNAIKFTEKGGVELSVQSTFNNQKTIVYQFIIKDSGIGISEDRINAIFEAFTQADNSTTRKFGGTGLGLSITKKLVDLLEGSMEVNSKVGKGTEFIVTIPFDIAADQESITKKKAELPEISGNLKDKKVLLVDDNEFNILIAKEFLGRWEAETIVAKNGQEAIEALTTGALDFDIVLMDLQMPIMDGFEATLLLRNMQSEYFQNIPIIALTADVASDEIRNLKRKGFNDFASKPFDPDILLQKLLQLIYKK; from the coding sequence ATGCTATCTCAAAATTCAAAAAATGATGTCTTACAAGACATGATACTGTTGTATGAATTGGCTTTGCAAACAGGGAAGACAATTGATTTTAAACAAAATATCGAAAACTTTTTAAAGCTATTAATCAGTAGAAAAAGTCTTTCCTCTGCTAATATTTGGCTTAAAGGATTAACAATTAAAGAAGCATCAATAAGTCTTTTACCCTCTTATATAGAAGCAGATGATTGGGTACGAACAATTCAATTCCCTATTAAAGATATCAATAAACGCCAAACTGAATTTGTAGAACATTTTATAAATAGAGCACAAGGAGAAGAAATAAAATCCTTTTCAGTAAAAAAAGAATATTTAATCAATAACACACATAACGTTAAAGAAGGAACATACCTACTCTATCAACTCGATAATTTCGGCTGTATGATGTTATACTCTTGTATAATTGATGACAATAGAATTGGTGACAAAGCAACCAAGAAACTTAGAGTTGTATTTGACAGGTTCAAAGTATCTGTAATTGCATCTCTAAATCAATTAAAACTTGAAAACGAAGTAAATAAAACGAAGGCTATGAGTGATGAAATCATGATGCTTTCTAAATTTCCACTTCAAAGCCCCTACCCTGTTCTTCGATTTACAGATAATGTAGAACTTTTATTTTTAAATTCTCCTGCGGAAAAAATTGCGGATCACTTTAAAGAATTACAATGGGTGTACTCCAAAATGTTTAGCGAATCTTTAAGCACAAATTCAATTAAAGTTTATGAGCAAGTAATTGATGGTAGGTATTATACTTTAACTGTAAAACCAATACCCGAATATGGATATGTAAACATATATGGTATGGACATTACAATAAGAAAAAGTATTGAAACAAAATTAAAAGAAGAAAAGGAAAAAGCTGAAAAATTAGCTCAAGTAAAGATGGAATTTCTATCTACTATGAGCCATGAAATTAGAACTCCAATGAATTCTATAATTGGTTCTATAAATTTATTAATTGATACAGCTTTAGATACCTACCAATCTAAGAAATTAGAAATGATGCGTTTCGCTGCTGATAACTTACTTCGCCTTATTAATGAAATACTTGATTTCAATAAGTTAGAAGCACATAAAGTGAGCTTAGAAAAAATTCGATTTTCCCTTCCCGAAACTCTTGAGCATATATTTTCTATGCATTCTGATAATGCAGAACAAAAAAATATAGATTTCAATTTAAAGTTAAATAAAACTCCTATTGAATTTATTATTGGTGACCCTACTAGACTATCTCAAATTCTATTAAATTTATTATCTAATGCAATAAAATTCACAGAAAAAGGAGGTGTAGAACTCTCAGTACAAAGCACATTTAATAATCAGAAAACAATTGTATATCAGTTTATTATAAAAGATAGCGGTATTGGTATTTCTGAAGATAGAATAAATGCAATATTCGAAGCTTTTACGCAAGCTGATAATAGTACAACTAGAAAATTTGGTGGAACAGGATTGGGTTTAAGTATTACAAAAAAACTTGTTGATTTATTAGAAGGAAGTATGGAAGTAAATAGTAAAGTTGGAAAAGGAACTGAATTTATTGTAACAATTCCTTTTGATATTGCAGCAGACCAAGAAAGTATTACAAAAAAGAAAGCTGAGTTACCTGAGATTTCTGGAAATTTAAAAGATAAAAAAGTATTACTTGTTGATGACAATGAGTTTAATATTTTAATTGCAAAAGAGTTTTTAGGTAGATGGGAAGCAGAAACAATTGTTGCTAAAAATGGTCAAGAAGCAATTGAAGCTTTAACTACAGGTGCTCTAGATTTTGATATTGTACTAATGGACCTTCAGATGCCAATAATGGATGGTTTTGAAGCTACTTTACTCCTTCGAAATATGCAAAGTGAATATTTCCAAAATATTCCGATTATTGCCTTAACTGCAGATGTTGCTAGCGATGAGATTAGAAATCTAAAGAGAAAAGGTTTTAATGACTTTGCCTCCAAACCTTTTGACCCCGATATACTTTTACAAAAACTACTACAGCTAATTTATAAAAAGTGA
- a CDS encoding HlyD family secretion protein, with the protein MDIAILTIYFVGTWLIFDKFKLLPNTLLTKGIRYLLPAAAIFFEIILLGLYTPDSEEVMVQKYVLQIAPEYGGQVEKVYVNDQQEVKKGDLLFELDDTRFQDKVRSINADLRKQREYLKEYKTLSSVGAVSKQQYNDVIHSIEKLNAEKAIQLKLIKDTKIKAPFNGVIANLQLREGVYIKLKQPVMSLISNEKKWVYGFVDQAGMQYVHKGDSVFMINRMYPGEVFSGEVETIMYGSSSAQFSPSGLLPSSNQFQEEDHMMVKVALNNDVLEKLKFGTSGRFAIITDHSIDVLEIIRKIELRMHSDLYYFWILGA; encoded by the coding sequence ATGGATATTGCAATTTTAACAATCTATTTTGTTGGAACATGGTTAATTTTCGACAAATTTAAATTACTTCCCAATACACTCCTCACTAAAGGAATTAGATACCTACTTCCTGCTGCCGCTATTTTCTTTGAGATCATTTTATTAGGACTTTATACACCTGATTCTGAAGAGGTAATGGTCCAGAAATATGTACTGCAAATTGCTCCTGAATATGGTGGACAAGTAGAAAAAGTATATGTAAATGATCAGCAAGAAGTTAAAAAAGGAGATTTACTTTTTGAACTTGATGATACACGTTTCCAAGATAAAGTAAGATCGATTAATGCTGATCTTAGAAAACAAAGAGAGTATCTTAAAGAGTATAAAACTCTAAGTTCTGTAGGTGCTGTTTCTAAACAACAATATAATGATGTTATACACTCAATCGAGAAATTAAATGCAGAAAAAGCAATTCAATTAAAATTAATTAAAGATACCAAAATTAAAGCTCCTTTTAATGGTGTTATTGCCAATTTACAATTAAGAGAAGGTGTATATATTAAATTAAAGCAACCTGTAATGTCTTTAATTTCTAATGAGAAAAAATGGGTATATGGCTTTGTAGATCAAGCAGGTATGCAATATGTTCATAAAGGAGACTCTGTATTTATGATTAACAGAATGTATCCTGGAGAAGTGTTCTCTGGCGAAGTAGAAACTATTATGTATGGCTCCTCATCTGCACAATTTAGCCCTTCTGGATTATTACCTTCAAGTAATCAGTTTCAAGAAGAAGATCATATGATGGTTAAAGTTGCTTTAAACAATGATGTACTTGAAAAATTAAAATTTGGTACATCAGGTAGATTTGCAATTATAACAGATCATAGTATCGACGTTCTAGAAATCATCAGAAAAATTGAATTAAGAATGCATTCAGATTTATATTACTTCTGGATATTAGGTGCCTAA
- a CDS encoding lysylphosphatidylglycerol synthase transmembrane domain-containing protein: MKTQQQKMLSNFSPTKIILPILVGLGVLVYMISSDDSINYDVIVDNLKNLNLWWVLASFLVLFGRDFGYMYRIRELTDRKLNWNSSFYVIMLWEFASAVTPSVVGGTTLAVFIMNKEKILFGKALSFVMLTAVLDNLFFVTASLLVIALFPGSIFPANNYSAEILGFTLGLKQLFVISVTLILLYTLLMAWGLFIGPKSFKKFLWFLTSTRFTKRWRKSAVKSGNEMIIAAKELKGHPKSYWVKVVTSTVFIWSARYAMLNCLINAFLHIDIFALTSTDIHNQFLIFGRQIVMWIVMLVSPTPGSAGTAEYFFGEFFKQFFSNGGIVLVVALFWRLFTYYAYLLIGVFILPRWLQKTATKKN; this comes from the coding sequence ATGAAGACACAACAGCAAAAAATGCTAAGTAATTTTAGTCCAACTAAGATTATTTTGCCAATTTTAGTAGGACTTGGTGTGTTAGTTTACATGATATCGTCAGATGATAGTATAAACTATGATGTGATAGTTGATAATTTAAAAAACTTAAATCTTTGGTGGGTTTTAGCCTCTTTTCTAGTCTTATTTGGTAGAGACTTTGGATACATGTACCGAATAAGAGAGCTTACAGATAGGAAGTTAAATTGGAATTCTAGCTTTTATGTTATTATGCTTTGGGAATTTGCTTCTGCCGTTACTCCTTCTGTTGTTGGAGGAACAACATTAGCAGTCTTTATTATGAATAAAGAAAAGATTCTATTTGGTAAAGCACTTAGTTTTGTGATGCTAACTGCAGTTCTGGATAACCTCTTTTTTGTAACTGCATCCTTATTAGTTATTGCTTTATTTCCAGGTTCTATATTCCCTGCAAATAATTACTCAGCAGAAATTCTTGGATTTACACTTGGTTTAAAACAGTTGTTTGTAATTAGTGTAACACTAATTCTACTCTATACACTATTAATGGCATGGGGACTTTTTATTGGTCCTAAATCATTTAAAAAGTTCCTCTGGTTTTTAACCTCTACTCGTTTTACAAAAAGGTGGAGAAAAAGTGCTGTTAAAAGCGGTAATGAAATGATAATTGCTGCAAAAGAATTAAAAGGACATCCTAAAAGTTATTGGGTAAAAGTGGTCACTTCAACTGTTTTTATATGGAGTGCACGTTATGCAATGCTCAATTGCTTAATAAACGCTTTTTTACATATTGATATCTTTGCACTAACATCAACAGATATTCATAATCAGTTCTTAATATTTGGCAGACAAATAGTTATGTGGATTGTCATGCTTGTTTCTCCTACTCCTGGTAGTGCCGGAACTGCAGAATATTTCTTTGGTGAGTTCTTTAAACAGTTCTTCTCTAATGGCGGAATCGTTTTAGTTGTTGCTTTATTTTGGCGTTTATTTACCTATTATGCATACTTACTAATAGGCGTTTTTATTTTACCAAGATGGTTACAAAAAACTGCAACAAAAAAGAACTAA
- a CDS encoding BlaI/MecI/CopY family transcriptional regulator — translation MKKLTTAEEQVMQVLWDLDKAFVKDIIEQLPTPKPAYNTVSTIIRILEQKEFVGHQTFGKSHQYFPLMSKEQYSHQYLKSFVGRFFSGSFENMVSFFAKKEDVDLNELEEMLKDIDNDKKD, via the coding sequence ATGAAAAAGTTAACGACAGCAGAAGAACAAGTAATGCAAGTTTTATGGGATTTAGATAAAGCTTTTGTAAAAGATATTATCGAGCAATTACCTACTCCTAAACCTGCTTACAATACAGTTTCTACTATTATTAGAATATTAGAACAAAAGGAATTTGTAGGACATCAGACATTTGGAAAGTCACATCAATATTTTCCTCTAATGAGTAAAGAACAGTATTCTCATCAGTATCTTAAGAGTTTTGTAGGTCGCTTTTTCAGTGGGTCTTTTGAAAATATGGTATCGTTCTTTGCTAAAAAAGAAGATGTAGACTTAAATGAACTTGAGGAAATGTTAAAGGATATTGATAACGACAAAAAAGACTAA
- a CDS encoding DUF3302 domain-containing protein, translating to MNSETLYIFFSWFFILFGIVAIIWGILLIHEIPVEIAMKNNHSQVKAIKAMTFSGLFLFPLFLAAIIWAYYDPNNPDFNKAPTNTELS from the coding sequence ATGAACTCTGAGACATTATATATTTTCTTTAGTTGGTTTTTTATTCTATTTGGAATTGTAGCCATCATCTGGGGAATCTTACTGATACATGAAATACCTGTTGAAATAGCAATGAAAAATAACCATTCACAGGTTAAAGCAATAAAAGCAATGACATTTTCTGGTCTGTTCTTATTTCCGCTTTTCCTTGCTGCAATCATATGGGCTTACTACGATCCGAATAATCCAGATTTCAATAAGGCTCCTACTAATACAGAACTTTCTTAA
- a CDS encoding FIST signal transduction protein, with the protein MLFLETNASAILSTLKKDHKNKDLYIFLVSESSAELIPQLISLFNQNNMTCFGGIFPSLISGTERINQGLIVKKYTLKDGPYIVKNDNNLKYESISNSAKSCFLFIDGLSENIVSIIENIYNQLGSKYDYFGGGCGTIPLKKAPSVFTNQGFFSDCAILCFVEEDFHLGIQHGWERVYGPIIATKTEKKYIEEFNWENATEFYKNVLEELTGEKVNNENFIPLAQAYPIGISKEGHEDIIRDPIEITANGAVKFPCHVLENSVLYLMKSNSEQIINSAKEATKLAVSNIDSDQEIEPFIMDCFSRASFLSENYTAPLKQTNELLIDTFNTIKLEGALSLGEISSYENGQYIEFFNKTFVINAISKFKK; encoded by the coding sequence ATGTTATTTTTAGAAACTAACGCTAGTGCTATACTTTCTACTTTGAAAAAAGATCATAAAAATAAGGATCTTTACATATTCTTAGTTTCTGAATCTTCAGCTGAACTAATACCACAGCTTATATCTCTTTTTAATCAGAACAATATGACTTGTTTTGGAGGTATATTTCCCTCATTAATTTCAGGGACAGAGAGAATAAATCAAGGACTAATAGTTAAAAAATACACCTTAAAAGATGGTCCTTATATTGTTAAAAACGACAATAATTTAAAATATGAGTCCATTTCAAATTCTGCCAAAAGTTGCTTCTTATTTATTGATGGGCTGTCAGAAAATATAGTTAGTATAATAGAAAATATATACAATCAGCTCGGAAGTAAATATGATTATTTTGGAGGTGGTTGTGGAACAATCCCTTTAAAAAAAGCACCCTCAGTTTTCACAAACCAAGGTTTTTTTAGCGATTGTGCAATTCTTTGCTTTGTAGAAGAAGATTTCCATTTAGGAATACAACATGGGTGGGAACGAGTTTACGGGCCAATTATCGCTACAAAAACAGAAAAAAAATATATCGAAGAATTCAATTGGGAGAATGCTACTGAATTCTATAAAAATGTACTTGAAGAGCTTACTGGAGAAAAAGTAAATAATGAAAATTTTATACCTCTTGCTCAGGCTTATCCTATTGGTATTTCTAAAGAAGGACATGAAGATATTATTAGAGATCCAATTGAAATTACAGCAAATGGTGCTGTTAAATTTCCCTGTCATGTACTAGAAAATTCTGTATTGTATCTGATGAAATCTAATTCAGAACAGATTATTAATTCTGCAAAAGAAGCTACAAAACTTGCTGTATCAAATATAGATTCAGATCAAGAAATTGAACCTTTTATTATGGATTGTTTCTCTAGAGCATCCTTTTTGAGCGAAAATTATACAGCTCCATTAAAGCAAACTAATGAGCTTTTGATTGATACTTTTAACACTATAAAATTAGAAGGGGCATTGTCATTAGGTGAAATCTCTTCTTACGAAAACGGTCAATACATCGAATTTTTCAATAAAACTTTTGTCATCAATGCTATCTCAAAATTCAAAAAATGA
- a CDS encoding YgiQ family radical SAM protein, producing the protein MIKKENNLSDWLPITKKEMELRGWDSLDVIIISGDAYVDHPSFGAAVIARLVESEGLRVGIVPQPNWRDDLRDFKKLGKPNLFFGVTGGCMDSMVNHYTAAKRKRSNDAYTPGGEAGYRPDYATVVYTKILKELYPEVPVLIGGIEASLRRVTHYDYWSDQLKPSILQESGADILVYGMGEQPLKQIIKLVAKGVPMTSLKTIQQTAILQPIEEDIPKGVHWTNLELKSHEECLEDKIKFASNFKFIERESNKQNADRLIQNIGNKRLVINPPYKTMKEKEIDASFDLPYTRLPHPKYANKGPIPAFDMIKFSINMHRGCFGGCSFCTISAHQGKMIASRSEGSIIKEINEVTKMPDFKGYLSDLGGPSANMYKMKGKVQSICDRCVSPSCIHPVVCDNLDSSHKAMTQLYRKVDKIPEIKKAFVSSGIRYDLLVSEYNKADETKSLNEYMEQVVTRHIPGRLKVAPEHTSDPVLRIMRKPSFKYFHMFKKKFEQVNKKHGLKQPLIPYFISSHPGCEMQDMANLALETKEMGFQLEQVQDFTPTPMTVATVIYYSGVHPYTLKPVNTVKDPRRKKDQNKFFFWYKKENQAWIRDTLRKTGNSKMAEELLTYHAKMKKDERDQKKNPSAKSKFSSTKSSTTTPNGKVKSRSKKRRK; encoded by the coding sequence ATGATAAAAAAAGAAAATAACTTATCAGATTGGCTACCAATCACGAAGAAAGAAATGGAATTGCGTGGTTGGGATAGCTTAGATGTAATAATAATATCTGGCGACGCCTACGTCGACCACCCTTCATTTGGAGCTGCAGTAATTGCTAGACTTGTTGAATCTGAAGGATTACGTGTAGGTATTGTCCCTCAGCCCAATTGGAGAGATGATCTTAGAGATTTCAAAAAACTAGGTAAACCCAATTTATTCTTTGGTGTTACTGGAGGTTGTATGGACTCTATGGTTAACCACTATACGGCTGCCAAAAGAAAAAGATCTAATGATGCATATACTCCAGGTGGAGAAGCAGGTTATAGACCTGACTATGCCACAGTAGTATATACAAAAATATTAAAAGAATTATACCCTGAAGTACCTGTACTAATTGGAGGTATTGAAGCATCTTTACGTCGTGTTACGCACTACGACTATTGGTCTGACCAATTAAAGCCTTCAATATTACAAGAATCTGGAGCTGATATTTTAGTATATGGAATGGGAGAACAACCTTTAAAGCAAATCATTAAGTTGGTTGCTAAAGGAGTTCCTATGACCTCTTTAAAAACAATTCAGCAAACAGCCATACTTCAACCAATTGAAGAGGATATTCCAAAAGGTGTACATTGGACTAATTTAGAGTTAAAATCACATGAGGAATGTTTGGAAGATAAAATTAAGTTTGCTTCCAACTTCAAGTTTATCGAGAGAGAATCGAATAAACAAAATGCAGATCGTTTAATTCAAAATATTGGAAATAAAAGATTAGTGATCAACCCTCCTTATAAAACAATGAAGGAGAAGGAGATTGATGCTTCTTTTGATTTACCATATACAAGGTTACCTCACCCAAAATATGCTAATAAAGGGCCTATCCCTGCATTTGATATGATTAAATTCTCTATCAATATGCATAGAGGTTGTTTTGGTGGATGTAGTTTCTGTACAATCTCGGCTCATCAAGGTAAAATGATTGCAAGTCGTTCTGAAGGGTCTATTATTAAAGAAATAAACGAAGTTACTAAAATGCCTGATTTTAAAGGGTATTTAAGTGATTTGGGCGGGCCTAGTGCAAATATGTACAAGATGAAAGGTAAGGTACAATCTATTTGTGACCGTTGTGTAAGCCCTTCTTGTATTCACCCTGTAGTCTGTGATAACCTAGATTCATCACACAAAGCAATGACTCAACTCTACAGAAAAGTAGATAAAATTCCTGAGATCAAAAAAGCATTTGTGAGTAGTGGTATTCGTTATGACCTTTTAGTAAGTGAGTATAACAAAGCTGACGAGACGAAAAGTTTAAATGAATATATGGAGCAGGTGGTAACAAGACATATTCCTGGTAGGCTAAAAGTTGCACCAGAACATACGTCAGACCCTGTACTTAGAATTATGAGGAAACCCTCATTTAAGTATTTCCATATGTTTAAGAAGAAGTTTGAACAGGTTAATAAAAAGCATGGTTTAAAACAGCCTTTAATTCCTTATTTCATTTCTAGTCACCCTGGCTGTGAAATGCAAGATATGGCCAATCTTGCTTTAGAAACTAAAGAAATGGGTTTTCAACTCGAGCAAGTACAAGATTTTACTCCTACTCCAATGACTGTTGCTACAGTTATTTATTATTCTGGAGTACATCCTTATACTTTAAAGCCAGTTAATACTGTTAAAGATCCTAGACGTAAAAAAGATCAGAATAAATTTTTCTTCTGGTATAAAAAAGAAAATCAAGCTTGGATTAGAGATACTCTGCGTAAAACAGGAAACTCTAAAATGGCTGAAGAATTACTAACTTATCATGCTAAAATGAAAAAAGATGAGCGTGATCAGAAGAAAAACCCTTCAGCTAAAAGTAAGTTCTCTTCTACAAAAAGCTCAACTACTACGCCTAATGGCAAAGTTAAAAGTCGAAGTAAAAAGAGAAGAAAGTAA
- a CDS encoding M56 family metallopeptidase, with protein MLNYLLLSSSGLLILALFYFGFHKNETFFQQNRIILLLGIIVSLTFPLFENLLTIEQQVYITEILPTVYLPEITIGKTSNTINLLQSWSWKILVLLGYTAITLILSLRFFYSNIKLFVFIRKHPPQRIKGSLIINTEGLYPTFAYLKYIFWDNTKALSPKEEKLIFLHEQTHIKELHSLDIFVMEILKIIFWFNPAIYIIDAALRTQHEYLADQKANQMTNDASYSQLMIRSLFEDNSISIGHGFQFSTIKNRIKMLKKERTNQWKRISSLFTFSILISSIIFLQACIKDELEATDPKLSEYNQEMIYGYNYNGRTYWDTNSIYSENLDEGEIESINVVKGLSLPPVFNSNVKTAIVIQFRNDLNESFFNKVKEELPSTSHLVTPISKKPNSLQKGVISIDELNNDEKTYEIVQNSAFYPDGMDSFYKSIGQIMKYPKKAREKGIEGKVYLQFVINKDGNGEDFKIVNSDNSIFDEEVLRIAELTIKDWTPANHEGKIVKQRLVLPISFKL; from the coding sequence ATGCTCAATTATTTATTACTATCCTCTTCAGGACTATTGATACTTGCACTATTCTATTTTGGTTTCCATAAAAATGAAACATTTTTTCAACAAAATAGGATCATATTATTACTAGGAATTATAGTAAGTCTTACTTTCCCTCTATTTGAAAACCTCCTAACAATTGAACAACAGGTTTATATCACTGAAATTTTACCAACAGTATATTTGCCTGAAATAACAATTGGAAAAACGAGTAATACTATCAATCTATTACAATCTTGGAGTTGGAAAATACTAGTATTACTGGGTTACACAGCAATCACTTTAATTCTATCTTTACGTTTTTTTTATTCTAACATAAAACTATTTGTTTTCATCAGAAAACATCCTCCACAAAGAATAAAAGGTAGTCTGATTATTAATACTGAAGGTCTTTACCCTACTTTCGCTTATTTAAAATATATATTTTGGGATAATACGAAGGCGTTATCTCCTAAAGAAGAAAAGCTGATTTTTCTTCATGAACAAACACATATTAAAGAACTACATTCTCTTGATATATTCGTAATGGAAATCCTTAAGATTATCTTCTGGTTTAATCCTGCTATATATATAATTGATGCTGCACTGCGCACGCAGCATGAATACCTTGCTGATCAAAAGGCAAACCAAATGACTAACGATGCATCATACAGTCAATTAATGATCCGATCACTGTTCGAAGATAACTCGATTAGTATTGGACATGGCTTTCAATTTTCAACTATTAAAAACCGAATTAAAATGCTAAAAAAAGAACGCACAAATCAATGGAAAAGAATATCAAGTTTATTTACTTTTTCTATCCTAATTAGTAGTATTATATTTCTTCAAGCTTGTATTAAAGATGAGTTAGAAGCTACTGACCCTAAATTATCTGAGTACAATCAAGAGATGATTTATGGTTATAATTATAATGGCAGAACATACTGGGATACTAACTCAATTTATTCTGAAAATCTCGATGAAGGTGAAATTGAATCAATTAATGTTGTTAAAGGGCTTAGTTTACCACCAGTTTTTAATAGCAATGTAAAAACTGCCATTGTAATACAGTTTAGAAATGATTTAAATGAAAGTTTTTTCAATAAAGTAAAAGAAGAATTACCATCAACATCTCACTTAGTTACACCTATTTCTAAAAAGCCTAATTCTTTACAAAAAGGTGTAATATCAATTGATGAATTAAATAATGATGAAAAAACATATGAAATTGTTCAAAACTCAGCTTTTTATCCAGATGGTATGGATAGTTTTTATAAAAGTATTGGGCAAATAATGAAATACCCTAAAAAAGCTAGAGAAAAAGGTATTGAAGGAAAAGTATATTTGCAATTTGTGATAAACAAAGATGGAAATGGGGAAGATTTCAAGATTGTTAATAGTGATAATTCAATTTTTGATGAAGAAGTTTTGAGAATTGCAGAACTTACTATCAAAGATTGGACTCCCGCAAACCACGAAGGAAAAATTGTCAAACAGCGATTAGTGTTACCAATATCGTTTAAATTATAA
- a CDS encoding energy transducer TonB encodes MKKLFTLLVSIIITANVFADDDKPLYKYTQAKAINYDEITQTIDYPKVGKDLGIEGSVKVRAYINVDGEVVDYEIMRGSETRLASAVEDAIMNLTFEPTIVTNTITGEQQAVPSWVIVPFNFSLEY; translated from the coding sequence ATGAAAAAGTTATTTACACTACTCGTTTCAATAATTATTACGGCTAATGTATTTGCAGATGATGATAAGCCATTATATAAATACACTCAAGCAAAAGCTATTAATTATGATGAAATAACACAGACAATAGATTATCCTAAAGTTGGAAAAGATTTAGGTATAGAAGGAAGCGTTAAAGTTAGAGCATATATTAATGTTGATGGTGAAGTTGTTGATTATGAAATTATGAGAGGAAGTGAAACTAGATTAGCTTCTGCAGTAGAAGATGCAATTATGAATTTAACTTTCGAACCAACAATAGTTACAAATACAATAACAGGAGAGCAACAAGCAGTACCAAGTTGGGTAATTGTTCCTTTCAATTTTTCTTTAGAATATTAA